DNA sequence from the Centropristis striata isolate RG_2023a ecotype Rhode Island chromosome 17, C.striata_1.0, whole genome shotgun sequence genome:
TCACAATGTATTAagaacatacacattgtttgaaaTGGTAAGAAAACTAAATTTACAGATGGTGTGTGgctttttgttctgtttcatAGGCTCACAATATGTTTCTTACACCTTACACACTCCTTCATTTATCACAATTTATTGTCACCTGTAacctgcttacttgtgcaataccatttttttcttaagtgtgtatatttttttcaagtttgtatattttctgaCATCTTTATATTTATACCAATCGCCCATAaatttggaatcattttgttttcagacacaatcctgttaACTGTGGttccattttcattgtgatatgtttagaAGAGTTTGACTTATAATGTTTTGAGAAGATTTACACTTTATTTGTcaagaatattaatattaagaTTTATGGGTGACCATGTGTAAATATTAATACTTTCTTTTTATCTCGGTTCCTTGTTGGAGTAACTGGACCAAAACCAAATTTCCATTTTCCATCTGGGGATGAACAAAGTATTTCTGACTTTAACACAGTTAATtaagtacaaaaaaacaaccctgcAGCTTGTAGAAGCTTAACCATCTATTTTAAGGTCACACTCAACAAGTTTTTAAGTGGACTGAGTTTCtctaaagctgtttttagtgttGATTACTGGACATAGCTACTTACCTGTTGTATTATTCATCTGAACTGCAGCTATCACTCATAATACCACCCTCAGCTTTGCTTGTGCCCGATGGTGGCTTGTGTGGCTCAAAGTTACACTTTGTTACTCTGTCTGctgagtttagtttagtttagtttagccACCACAGATTGTTCTGTTGACCCCCAGCTGCCAGTCTCTCACACGCCACAGCTCTGTTGTTATGTCACACTGTAAAATGCTCTTATTTTTCCCTTTTGGCTGGTTGCTCAATAAGTGGCCTAttaaagagaaagaagagagtcCCAACAAATACTTACTGCGAAGGCTGCACTAACGTGAAACccaacacactgtaaaaccttTCAGTGTAAAATCACAGTCATTAACTGGCAGCAGTTTCACATgccagtatatatatatatatatatatatatatatatatatatatatatatagtgtatatatagtatatatagtgtaTTACTTGAATTGAAATAGATTTGCAAAatacactacactgtaaaccatacacatacatgcatagtGAAATCTGAACAGTATTCTACTGTCATACATTGTCATATTGCAATACAATCTAGGAGAAAAATAGCCACTGTAGCCATTGTAATACTTTTTGAATGACACTTTAAGAGAATGCCATTATTACAGGAacttactgtaaatttacaccaACATGTTTAGtgtaatgtaaataatatttacTAAAACAATGTGAACAGTATTTTGTTGTAACTATACAAGAATACAGTTATATACTGCAAAGGTATTTCTAATCACACTGTATTTCTTAACCCTCCTTTTATGtccgtttctcaggaacagcaataatgttcctGGGTCACTTTGAcaggcatgtttaattatccaaaaatgtaaaaaacaaaaaaaaatcccaataaacattgtttatatttaatgatTAACTGCATTACTAAACATCTCAATCAAGATTTAGTGctatggtgttctttacctctcatagatcatggttcaatgaggataattcacttgtttttcattaaaaatgcatgttacatttttttaatgtacattggaaagacctacatataaaatacaatggttttacatgacagtgagttactgaaaatgtatttttacatttctaattCTTTTCTTGTATGGAGTGAGTTGATATTTTACCACGAGTCAcctcttctgttcagggtcagacTGACCATTGAcatctatgtaatataaacatgcaaatatattaaatgaacCATTTTCGTTTTATATGTAGtttacacttattaagccaagctGAAGAAGTTTCAAcccgaaaaaatacttttaactattttttttagatttttaaactttgaaatgggtcaatttgaccctcaacataacaggagggtgaAATAAAGTACAGAGCTACTGGAGGTTTacactgcatttttaaaaaaaatatcagtttctATATCTAGTGTTTTATATCACGTCTCTCTGACGTCCACAGAGAGCTTCAATGCATTGTCATTTCTTGGACCTTGCTCAGTGTAAGtaacactatatttagaatattttcactgctttatctGACAGCCCTGGTCAATGGATCCTGGTGGATTTGAATGGAGCAGATTTCccagttttatatgaatataaGAATATTTAGAAAGTATGTGAAAGTCAGACAACAAATGCCAAAAAGAGCTACTATAAAATGTGAGAAACCCTCAAGGTATTGCATTGTTTATGAGTGGTAGAGTTAGTTGGCCctcaaccgaagggttggtggttcgatccctgaccgtcgcagcctacatgtcgaagtatccttgagcaagacacaaatcgactagaaaagcgctatacaagTGCAGGTCCAATGTGTTTTCTATGTGTGCATATGTCTGAACAGTTGAAGTAGCAGCAGTGGCTTGGCTGACAGCCAACATATTCAATATGTGACAAATCAAAGCATAACCTGACCTTGTAATTATCACAAATACCACAGATACGTGCTCTAGATCAGAGTATTTCTCAGtgcaaataaaaagacattCCATTAATACAAAGGAGGAATGAGTGTTTATTGAGTTTCACAATGTAGTCTCATTTAACCTACTAGCTACGGGTTTTACAGTTAGTGTTAAGAGGTCAGTGCATAAAGAAATAGAAAGTAAGTAATAAAGGGAGAAGCTTGATGTGGAATGTACCATTGTTACATGATCAACTGATGGAAAGGATAACAGGAGAGTGTCTTTAAAtgtaatgacaaaaaacaaaaacgtacctaaaattaaaaaaaaaatcaaaaagatcTTTCCATCTTTTAACATCAATATAAACGCAATTGCACACTTAAGAAAATGTGTTCCACTCCACTGCAACTTCCTCTTTCTTGTTGCTGCCGTTCTAAATAAATCTAGTGCTTTTTAGTGAGGCCGCAATGCAACTAGTGTTggttttgttttccatgtactgtatatagtaCAATTCAGTCCACAAAACAGCTCCTTTTAGCTTACAGCTCTGTCAAAATTCTTAGAAAAAGTGACGACTAAACCAGAGATCCTGGTTCTTTGAAAAGGGGCAAAAGATACTGCAGCCTTTCCACGTGTCAAAAGAAGGAATTTCTGAGCATTTATATCTTCATGATAACATGGACAAATGTCTCGCCTTGTGATATTACAGAAAATGTCACAAAGCCACAGCCCTCTCCTGATAACATGAGGTACAAAATCACAAGTGTTACCTTTTCATCGACTGCAAAGACTACACAGAATTACGATACACATAAATATTCAACTACACTCTCGTCAGCTATCAGTCACATAATTCTCACTGTCAGGGTCATGATTTGCGTACCACCTTTTCCTACTGTTAACCTTACACATGGGAGTCTGATAATGAAGCAGTAAAACAAAGCACAAGTCACACAATGAGTTAACAACTGGGGGTCTGATATGACATCACAGTTTAGCAGCTTTAACTACCTGATTAAATAGCCCTAATGGTTATATTTGTGAGTGCTTTAGAGAAAGAAAATCATATTTGAGGTACTTCATCGCTTTGCTATAGAAAGTCTTcattaacttttttaatataatgctTTTTATATCACCGCTTTGTGCATTAACTTGAGGCAATGGCGCCGTTGTAATGCCTTCAAAGCCCTTCAGAATTAGCATGGGAATTTTGCAAAGCTCAAAGCTGCACTATATGCACCACCAAATAGCTGCTATTATACTCCttcacatgaaaaacaaaaaaattgtcagatatCACTCTATGCAGATGACGCCCCATTCTCCGCCACAGTCTGGAAAACACACGGAAACAAATTGTGGTCTTGTTTTATCACCACAGCTGACCTGGTTGTAAGCCACTGGGATGCACAGTTAGTCGCTACCCTACACTACATTCTTCCACTCACACAGCTTAAGGTACTGTTGATTCTAGTAAGGCTATGGTCTATGGATTTAGTAAGAATGCCCTCTGAATGTAGTGGGTCTCCGCCTTGCTCATACGTCGCCATCCTCGATGCGAGCCAGCTGCCTCTCCAGCAGCTCGATCCTCTGGCTCTGGGCCAGGACGACAGCGCGCAGGGCCTTCATTTCTGCCAACAACTCGTTCAACAGCTCGTCCTGGAAGAAGCCAGGAGAGAAGTCAGACACTCATTTGAGCATTAAAACCATCAGTAAGGTCTCACTTTGTTGACTCACCTCTCTCTTCGGCCTCTCTGTGTTCCCATCCGTCTCCCTCGTGGCTACTCGTGGCTGTGGCACCTCCTCTTCCGTCTCCTTGGCGGCAGTAGATGTGGGAGCTGCTGAAGGCGGAGCCGCCCCGGTCCCAGAGTCCTGCGAGACGAGTTTAGGTTTGCTTCTGAGGGTGTCTCTGTGCTTGGATGGAGGTGCGGAGTACCCGCCGCTCAGAGACACCACCAGGGGCGGGGCATCCTGCCCGGCGATCCACTCATCGGCCAGAAGAGCCGGCTCCAGGCTGGCTGTGTCGGGGTAAAGGTCTCCCTGGAACAGATCTGACTGGGGAGGCAAAGTGTTAAACATTAGAGATAGACTTCCTGGGCTTCACAAAGCTTTCACTTCCCCTTTTAAAGTAATAGAACTTTTTTAAAGGCTGTAAACGGCTTACCTTTCGTGGTACAGTCATAGAAATGGGTTCCACTTTCCTTTCATGCAGTTTGTAGAATCTACAGAAGACCAGGAAATTAGTAATCTTGTTAAAGGATAAGGCTGGCATATTCTACATTATTCTTACTGTAAACCAACATGAAAAGAGTGGTTTACAACCCtaagtttcattttaaataaaggcTCAAATAAAAACTCAGGCACAGCAGCAAATTCTATTTAAACAGGAGTAAATAGTGTGTTTGTTGGGAGCTATTTTCATCTGCAGATTAATACACACTTGGTGTGACAGTGCGTATGAATATGGGCAGATTATGAGACTGTGGGCCTCAGATTCTTCTGcctcttttttggtccttttgtgtctctttgcagttgctATGCAcatctttatagttgttttataGTCGTTTCATGTCTGTtgaggtctttttgtgcatctttgtagccgttttgtgtcttttggtgtctttttgtgaatcttttcttgctgttttgtgtctcttggtgtctttttgtgaatCTTTtctagctgttttgtgtctcttggtgtctttttgtttatctttctgGCTAAATTGTTTCTCTTGAGgtctttttgtgtatctttgtggctgttttgtgtctcttggtgtCTTTTTGCAAATCTTTtctagctgttttgtgtctcttggtgtctttttgtgcatctTTCTGGCTAATTTGTGTCTCCTGAAGgtcttttggtttatttttgtggctgctctgtgtctcttggtgtctttttgtgcatcGTTGTGGCTGTTTTGGGCCTTTTTGCAGACATTTATTCATGATTGTTATGTATCTCAAGTGACATTTTGAAGGCCAACACTTTGTGCCCGGTAGGCCAGATCAGTAAGGGTAATGACAGAACATGTTACCCAGTACAATGGCATGGTTCATTTATgcgtttttttaaatattttttggacaGTGGAGCTCTACAGAACAGATTAATAAGCTATTTAAGGGTTTGGCTGCACATGCAGTAGTAGGATCaatctgttgttgtttataGTCCTTTACATGGAAGATATTGAAATCAAGCCAgccctttaaaaaatgtttcaaacaaTATTGAGGAAAACATGACCAAATATATTTACCTGGCAATTTCACACTTGTTGACATCGACACCTCTTTTACTAAGAAAGCCTGCACCTCTCTGGGGCTCCTTGCTGCTGTATAAGCTCAGGAAGTGAACATATGGGGATTCGTCTGTCACTTCAAAATACCGGATGGTGCAGTCTCCCTGGAAGCCACAAGATAATCTCATGAAGATGACTCAACCAGAAAATGAATGGGAATTGATACAAATTCTACATTTTTTGAGTAAATCTGTAAAATCCTGAGGTTGCACCTTTCCACAAAGGTAGACCATGTTGGTGTCTGGGTCATAAAATGGTAGAAGAACCCCATTACTGGTATCCATCTCCTGTACTGCCATTGGCTCAGAGAGATCCTTCTGTAAAAAAGAAACGAAAagcaaaaacattaacatttaaaactacTTTAAATTGTTTTCATACAATATGTACATTCAACCCACCCCACAAAATGCTAATATTGGACAATACTACAAAACCCTGATTAAGTTCAGTGACAGTAAAACAGTTCAACATTAATTCCagcattttttcatttcttttctaaAGTTTCTATGCATAAAAAACATGGTTATGAAAAGGCAGTATAGTTATGGCAAATATGGCAAATAACCTCTGGCTATGTTACGTTCAAGGCTCCATATggtgaaaaagtgagattttgatgtcttttttattattataaagcaggtcaAGGTGCTACTGTAACAGTATAAAGTGCTCAGCCTTTAAATGAGCTGTTAGGACTTcagtaaggttgtgatgtcacaactattcTATATAGTGTCAGAAAGTGGCTCTAAGGGGCAGTTTTAGTTATTACACTGCTGTGATCAAAGCCTTTTCAGGAGgtggtcttaaagagacaggcactaaaacgTGGGTGAATACAGGTATTTTCAGACAGACAATATGagaaaaattcaattttttcaacattaaagcatgtaaacatgtcatGGAGGAAactcaaaatacaagtatgaacctgaaatgagtacaatatgtcccctttaaaaggATAGGTTCAAAGACTTAAACATTAATCAGGTGTCTATATCCTACAATCAGTCATCCTGTTCTCACTACTCTTTAAAAGAGCCCTCCTAATGGATGTGGAATATCATTTACAGTCATTGTGGAATGCAAAAATGTACTCCAAACTTTATCTGAAACTAACACTCAGCTTATCTAACCACGCTAATATTTTTGTGTTACTATCTCTCCACTACAGCTTCGTCTTCAGCCTTCACACAATTGTACACTGCAGACATTCAATTTGAACataaggtaacgctttataataaggtccttaataaccattaattaacaagtaataaggcattgttctcgctttagatccggtagttgcaaagagcatagttaacttatagttaacttataatagatgagcaataaagtatattttaatatcaataagcaaacaaaataagattaataaaggcatggcaaagacataatgggtgggtcatgggtgtttgtaatgccattattaacacttatacaagcttataaacacacaataatgttaataagcatcttgtaaggacttattacttgttaattaatggttattacaaggaccttaatataaagcgtgaCCGAACATAATTGGTAAGACTTACTGTATCCCACAATGCCACTTGTCTCTCACTCATGCGGCTGAAGCCTGTGGTCAGGATCTTCCCATCTGACAGGAACACAGCTCTCATCGGCCTGGTGCCATCATGGACCTTCTCTTTCACCTAGGAGGACAATGAGAGTGGTAAAGGACTAATGTGGATCAAAGTAGTGTAGGTCAGGGTGTGTACATGCAGTAGAACTTATTTTCTatgggaaataaatgtgaattaaCCTTGAGGACAGTGCCCCGCCGCGGGTCGATGACACGCAGAGCCTTGTCCTTGCAGACGGTACAGACGGCGCTGCCGTCCTTGTTCCAGCTCACGCTGTAGATCAGATCTGGATGGGCGTCATCCAGCTGGTACACCAGCTCCCCGGTGCCCACattccacacacacatcacattatCGCAGCCTGGAGAGAGAAGACACAGCATCCAGCCTTTCTTTTAGTGCAGGAGCGCTAAATGCAGGAACATAAAGGAGATTGGTGCCTTGTGATCTGAGAGGTCTACTGAGTTTATAATCTAAGAGCATGTGATTTCTGTGGAGCGACGCCATTAAGAGCTTTATATAGCGAGGAAGAGGATCTGAAAAAGAGATGTTAGATGTACATTAGTACTGAAACAGGAAGTGGTTCATACACTGTAGGTGCGGTCTGAGACAGAAGAATAAACCTTTACAGATGTGGAGCGAGACACAGTTACTCACTTATGATGGTCCcataaaatagatgataaagcaggttatgctttagggcggggctaccttatgattgacaggtcgcctTCACAGTGTGTTGTCCtgtgtttttttacttcaaacttCATTGGAACATTTTGGTCTCTTTATAATGACTTAATTTGTAAATCTTTTGTGACatacattcaattgaaaactgttcaagcagatgcttttttttgtaaatatacactctaaatatgatatattttgttttaatcatgttttacacagcatcccacattttttggaatcggggtagtacactgtaataaattattctgtagtcatttaattttacttaatatatttgatcaaatgtattaaatataaatgcgtccttgattttgaggcagttgtttaagtaactttaacattaaaatgtttgagatagaaccTATTTATtctgaccacattaaatataatctttatgtgtatgtaattctaaatcaagagaattttgaatgaatccaacacaatagaattagtccgtttttaattgacaggcgcTTCCTGTTAAGTCGTTATTGACTCAACTTTTAAcctagttagatttaattaataatattgcgtgcaatctgttgcctcaattttattgagtagctattgtttttctttttttacagtgtattaaatgacactctaaggagtcagcTATACATTTTTGCCTCTTGCTAACCAAGATAGCTAATAGTAGCTGATAGCGTAGCATCATTCTGGCTCCCGATCCATTCTGTGCATGCActggttgaaaaaaaatcaaacatggCGTTGGCCAAAATGCAAAACTCGAGGCTTCAAACCGTAATCAAACAGGTGATGTCACGATGGCTATGTCCACTATTTTATACAATGTATGGTTATCATCTAAAGTTACGTGAGGTCACAATATATATTAATGTCATATTAACCAATAAAGTAaccccaaattaaaaaaaacaactcttctACACAATTTGGCTGAAaggtaacacatttttactgcatttcatcatattttatcACCTCAAGATTTCTAGCTCCAACTCTAATAGTTACCTAaatttaattttcctttaattttcatttattcagcTTATACAGAGTCTTACAAATTTCATAGTTTTTGTTGGTTATTTACCTAATTTTAAACCCATATTTTTACAACAATGTTTCTCCATGGCTCCTGGAGATATAAGATATAATCTTGTACATTGAAGTCTACTTTCTCTGcatatgaatatatttgtgtatgttcTGGGATATTCATGCTCACATGGAGTATATTGCTTTGCAGCAAATTATTTCTTCAGGTTTATCACATTCTCTTTTAAAGTTGCATTGAATACTATGAATTgctgaagggggggggggggaaccCAATTCCTTGCTTGTATAATGCAGTAGTATTTGAACTGTGTAGCTTGTCACAGAACACCAACACAGTAAGTCAAGAGCTGTTCCTCAACTCTCACTATTTACACACAGAAAGGTCACTTTTCACTGGATAATGTGACGTGTTAGCAAACTGATAACATAACTAAAGTATTGTTGGCACCCATGTTTAAACTAAAAGTGAGCGTGGAAACGTGTCCTAAAGTCGATACAGGTCAGCacacaaccttttttttgtttctatgtaaatgtatgtaaaacaacatataaaaggTCTTGTTGCATGGTGCTGCAGTTTACTTCCTGCTCTCTAAAGGTAAAATAGCCTCATCAAGTCATATTTCAGCAGTCACATATAATCCCAGTCATCTTTACAGCCAATTATTCAGCACCAGATTGTAATAAATGACGTTACCTGCAGTCAGGAGGATGTTGAAGGCAGTTGGGTGCCATGCCAGGACTCCCACTCTTTTACTGTGTCCCTCCAGTGTCACAATGGCCTCAGTCATTGGGCTGGTCAGGCCCCCGTCTGGGATCTGCCACACCTTCAAACCAGCAGGCACAGCACATATTAACATGGAAATGTGACCCATTCAGGTACATAAGAGCTGCTGATGTTTTATGGGACGCAGTGAAGAATAACAGCTGAATTTTATTTTGGCGACAGAAACGGGAAGCacttaaaaatgaaatgttttaagGCTTTCTTTAGTCTCTAACTTCTCATCTGTTGGTTTGAAAACAGCTAGCGTCACACTCAACTTAGCAGAGGCTtttaacagaagtgtttcctTGCTCTGGAACACTTTTGAGAAGTACTCTTCTTTGCTTTCTTGAAAttagatgagaagatcgatATCactcaatgtgtgtctttttaattgaAGCTAGAGCTACGAGAcggttagcttagtttagcataaaCACTGCTAGCAGCTAGCCACCAGCTCGTAAAAACACAAACTAACACTTGAAGAACCAAAAACAATTCaccttgacttttttttctttccaaagacaacaataattaatatatataaaataataacagagaTATCTCTACTTCTAATCATGATTGTGCCATTTACATTAAGGTGCACAACTTATAAACAATGCCCATAAAAAGTGTTCAGcgccccttggatgtttcacccttttgttgctttacacatgaaatcatggttaATATAATTAGGCTTTTTTTGACAGgaatttgccaaaaaaaaaaaaaaaacaactcttcaatatcaaagtaaaaactttttttttttttttttttacaaaataatgtcaattaattaaaaatatatatggtaaaatatatgattgcataaatattcaccccctttaaagtaatttacctaattcaacaaagttccagTTGCTTgtagtgttcttttgtcttcatgttgcaattCTGTtaccatattttgttttttcttcctgctCCCTTACACcagacatttattattattattctttgtcCTAACTTATTGCCACGCTGGAAGAACTTCTTTCAACACTCACACAGGTGGAATGCACCAGGACAACAAAAAGGGAATACTGAGCCAAGAAACTGACAATTTGACATCTGACAGCTTCTATCCTGAGATGTTGTTTTGTTAACTGCTAAGGCGTAACAACATTGCTGCAGAATTGATGACCTTTGTTATACGTCACAAGCCTTTTTTTCATTCCAATATAAAGGCTGATAGATGTGGACTGGCACATCAGAAGAAAGGTTTGAACTGGAATAAGTAAAATATGAGTTTGAAaagcatatatatttttttataaaatcatgtcaattaattaaaaatacatatggTAAAATATATGATTGCATAAATATTCACcccctttaaagtaatttacctaattcaacaaagttcaAGTTGCTTgtagtgttcttttgtcttcatgttgcaattgTAGTAACAGTGATGAGGCAGAGACCCTCTCAGATACATGGTTTTTATACTTTAATCACTTGACACATATCAATTgcactaactgtgacactgctggcatcaactagctggaacatTGTGGAATCAGGTGAGTTACTATAAAAGGGGGTGAATAGttatgcaatcatttactttaactaatatattttaattaatttacataattttgtaaaaatctgtttacgtTGTTGACGTTAGAgtccatttttcattaaaatcaacaaaagggtgaaacatcaaGGGGGGGTGAATACTGTTTATAGGCATTGTATTGTAGTTAAAAAccacagtgaataaaatgtgacaggagtaAATAAACCCAGCCTGAAACTGCTTGGCCTTCAGATCGTtaatagcaacaacaatatgttattttattcaaCTGCAGAAGAAATTAATTCACTGCAGACGTTACGAGCCTGCGGTCAGGGTGGCCTGTGtgtgacacaaagagacacaaaaccagcTGCAAGCTTGACAAGCCTTGAAGGTGTGATCTTACCTTGACGGTGCAGTCCTCGGAGGCACTTGCAATGATGTTGTCGTCATGAGGAGACCACTGGATGTCCAGCACCGGAGCCGCATGGCCGCACACCGTGGGACAGGACTGATCAATCCTGCCGCTCTGTGGGAGAAATCATGACACTGTGACAGCTGACTGGAgaaactttaacacattaagtctccgtttacatgatgacggtctcaacagaagacgcaaaagtggcgtcacgtcttcactttttattccgcgtttagacgagcgttttcgggaggaaatctgctgcatacggtgatctaaagtgtgtgaatgtgattgggtatgcattcaggcggcatcacttaaagccataagagcatctttgggcatgaggaagttttcacgccacacatttccatcagctactccttccacaaagttctccaccatcactagatctcccaggtctcgttcacagccgtctggctcgcctccgaccaatcggtgcatcctaaatgtgatggaggtaattacagatccttctctgttcactaatactatctgtacatttggtggaaagactcctgtaagtttattagagctgccagagcagcttgaaggtcccaccatggaaataatccacgtttctttatttcctgtactggagcatggatgtGACGTAAATGCGTACGTGatgtgagcagatcagatcagagttttgtgtcttgtcagtgtagacggacacgct
Encoded proteins:
- the coro1b gene encoding coronin-1B — translated: MSFRRGVVRQSKFRHVFAQAWKAEHCIDDVRVSRVTWDTSLAAVNPKFIAVIIEAGGGGAFLVVPISKSGRIDQSCPTVCGHAAPVLDIQWSPHDDNIIASASEDCTVKVWQIPDGGLTSPMTEAIVTLEGHSKRVGVLAWHPTAFNILLTAGCDNVMCVWNVGTGELVYQLDDAHPDLIYSVSWNKDGSAVCTVCKDKALRVIDPRRGTVLKVKEKVHDGTRPMRAVFLSDGKILTTGFSRMSERQVALWDTKDLSEPMAVQEMDTSNGVLLPFYDPDTNMVYLCGKGDCTIRYFEVTDESPYVHFLSLYSSKEPQRGAGFLSKRGVDVNKCEIARFYKLHERKVEPISMTVPRKSDLFQGDLYPDTASLEPALLADEWIAGQDAPPLVVSLSGGYSAPPSKHRDTLRSKPKLVSQDSGTGAAPPSAAPTSTAAKETEEEVPQPRVATRETDGNTERPKREDELLNELLAEMKALRAVVLAQSQRIELLERQLARIEDGDV